The sequence below is a genomic window from Paenibacillus sp. DCT19.
ACCTGAATTCTATAAACTGGTGAAGGAACTGCATCCCTATGATCTTTCACTTATATATAAAAAGTTCCCTGAAGAAGAGAGAAATCGGTTTCTGTTGCTGTTCAAACCTGATGCGCTAGCCGATCTGGCGGAGAACCTGAAGCTGCATGAACAGATTCAGCTGTTCGAACGACTCGGGCCAGAACGAACGCTTGAAGTCATGCAACAGATGGACAAAAGCGACCTGATCCGGTTCATGCACGATATCCCAGCCAAACGTAGGGAAGAATTGCTGTCGGATATGAATCTCGATCACTCTGCCATCATCCGGTCTGTGTTGAATTATCCGCCGGAGACGGCTGGCCGGATTATGACAGATCGGTATCGAACCCTGCTCATCCATGAGACCGCCAAGGAAGCGCTAAGACAATCGCAAGGCACCATGCATATCTCCGCCTCCAGTTATCTCTATGTGACCGACAATGAGGGTAAACTCGTCGGTGTCGTAAGTTATCGCTCCCTTGCTTTGGCAGATGACAAGACCAAGGTTGAAGAGCTGATGACCAGGCGTGTGATCCACGCTACGGTTGATATGGATCAGGAAGAAGCCGCGCAACTGCTGCAACGTTACGAGTTCATGGCACTTCCAGTCGTAGACGAAAATCACAGGCTGTGCGGGATCATTCAGATGGATGATGTTATTGATATTATTATGGATGAAGCGAGTGAAGATATAGCCAAGATGGGGGGCGGTGGTAAAGATATTGATTTTGATACCAAACCACTGGTTGCGGTCAAACGCAGACTTCCCTGGTTGATCTTGTTATTACTAATCGGATTAATATCCGGAAGTATTGTAGACTTTTTTGAAGATACGTTAAACCAAGTCGTTGCGCTCGCCTTCTTCATGCCCATGATTGCCGGGATGACAGGCAATACAGGGACACAGTCCCTGGCTGTCGTTGTACGCGGACTGATCGGACGTAAGTTGGACAAGTCAACGGTGCTGGCACTGATTGGTCGGGAGATTAAGGTGGGCACGATGATTGGTTTAGTCTGCGGAATCCTGATTACCATCATCGCTTATTTCTGGCAAGGAGACTGGCTGCTTGGCGCGATTATCGGGGTATCTCTCTTCTTCACTCTCGTGATTGGTACGCTGACTGGAACGTGCATCCCACTCCTACTCAGTCGCTTCAAGGTAGACCCCGCTGTTGCCTCAGGGCCGCTGATTACAACGTTAAATGATATTCTGTCGCTCTTTATCTATTTCGGCATTGCCACTCGCTTCCTTGGCGCACTGATGTAAACGCAGCAGGAATGCAACTGTAATAAAATAAACATGTAAAGCAATAAACAGACCCTGATCCCGTGATCCAGGTCTGTTTATTGCTTTGCGAATCTTAAATGATGAGCGTAATATCAGCTGTATTCATACATATAACACACGATTAGATTGAGCATCGGTTTATAACCCCGACATCAGCCATAACCATTTTACACTTAGGCAGCTCTTTTATTTTTGTTATAGATATCAAACGCAACGGCGAGCAGCAGCACGAGACCTTTGATCCCCTGTTGCCAGTCAATACCGAGACCAATCAAGGACATCCCGTTATTGAGTACACCCATAACCAGACCGCCGATAATGGCGCCGAAGACAGTCCCAATGCCTCCGGAAGCTGAGGCTCCACCGATAAAGCAGGCAGCAATCGCATCCAGCTCAAAGTTGGTACCTGC
It includes:
- the mgtE gene encoding magnesium transporter, producing the protein MNGAHTKKDFSVEEITGQLVHHVQSQNLPEFYKLVKELHPYDLSLIYKKFPEEERNRFLLLFKPDALADLAENLKLHEQIQLFERLGPERTLEVMQQMDKSDLIRFMHDIPAKRREELLSDMNLDHSAIIRSVLNYPPETAGRIMTDRYRTLLIHETAKEALRQSQGTMHISASSYLYVTDNEGKLVGVVSYRSLALADDKTKVEELMTRRVIHATVDMDQEEAAQLLQRYEFMALPVVDENHRLCGIIQMDDVIDIIMDEASEDIAKMGGGGKDIDFDTKPLVAVKRRLPWLILLLLIGLISGSIVDFFEDTLNQVVALAFFMPMIAGMTGNTGTQSLAVVVRGLIGRKLDKSTVLALIGREIKVGTMIGLVCGILITIIAYFWQGDWLLGAIIGVSLFFTLVIGTLTGTCIPLLLSRFKVDPAVASGPLITTLNDILSLFIYFGIATRFLGALM